Genomic segment of Lentisphaera araneosa HTCC2155:
CCCAATAATTGCCACGACGACAAGAACCTCGATCAAAGTGAAGCGAGCTCTGGGAAAATTTCTAATGTTTTGTTGATGCATTTATTACTCCATGAAAGTTCTTTATATGGATAGTAAGAAACTCAAAGCCCTCTTTTCTCAGGCTCTTTAAAAAAATTATGAAAAATCTATTTTAAGCCCGTTAATTTTATGAACGGAACTTTGTCTTAAGGCGAATGACTCAGATTCTGAAAAGTGTTATTGAAAAGCAAAATCCAAACTGACTTAGAAATTAACTATTAATCTGGAGATGAATTAGATTTACTTTTGAGTGCTGAAAGCACGGTATAGTACGCCTATGCGTACACAACATCAGCGAGGTGAAAGACCTCGTCAGGGTTGACCGTCAGCCCTGTAGTCGAAGTCAACTGCGTCGTTGTGAAACGGGGTGGGTAGTAGGGCCTAGACGAAATATCAGTCCGTAGGATGACGAACGCGTTTCGGCCGGTCAGGGTGTCGAGCCTGCTATATCATGGCGAAGACCAGAGAGCGGGAGGAAGAGCTGCGTAGCCTGAGGGCGAAGTAAGCCAACTGCTCAAGTTATACACGCTGAAGAAAGGCGGAAAGAAAAGCGGTGTATAGACGCTGACAGGTGTTTGGTGACGGAATGGTGTGAAGGTGTTGTGGATCAAGTAGGGAGACCTGTGTGGGCAGTACGGATTAATCCGCCACGCAGGAGTCAGAGCCCTCATAGTAGCGATGAAGGTGGTGAAAGTCACTGGAGCAAAGGGGGGCAGGAAGGTGAAACTGAGAAGAAAAGAATAGAAGGAATATAAGAATGTCAGAAATGGCTAAACAAATATTACGACGAGATGAACGCTTTGTTGAAATACAAGCGTGGGCGTCACCTTCTGTCTGGACGGATCAGATGCTGAAAACTCTTCATAGAGGAGTTGAAAGAGGCAAGTGGTACAGCTTATCAGATAAGCTGATGCGTAAGAATAATATTATGGAGGCTTGGGAGAAAGTGTGTTCAAATAAGGGCAAACATGGAGTGGACATGGTATCAATCGAGCGCTACGAATCAGAGCTGGAGTATAATAATGCTAAGCTTCTCGAAGAACTGCAAGATGGAAGGTATGATCCCAGTGCAGTGCGCCGAGTGGAAATCCCAAAAGGTGATGGTCGAAAGACCAGACCTTTGGGAATACCCACAGTGCGTGATCGAGTAGTTCAAACAGCTCTGAAACATGTGATAGAGCCGATATTCGATATCGACTTCTCGCCCTACAGTTTTGGATTTCGTCCAAAGCTGGGTTGCAAGGATGCACTTAGACGAGTGAATGAATTGTTAAAGCAGGGCTATCTCTATGTTATGGATGCCGACATCCAAAGCTACTTCGATACTATACCACATGAGAAACTCATGAGTCGAGTCAAGGAAAAGATCATTGATGGTAAAATTCTTGATCTGATCGAACAATTCCTCAAAGCCAATATCTTTGATGGTCTCAAACATTGGGAACCTGAAGAAGGTACACCGCAGGGAGGAATTATCAGTCCTCTGTTAGCAAATATCTATCTTGATCTCTTTGATCACAAGATGACCGAGGCTGGATTCGAGATAGTGCGCTATGCAGACGATTTCCTGATCATGTGTAAAAGTAAAGAATCAGCCAAAAGGGCATTGCGCAAAACGCGAAGGTGGATGAAAGCCAATGGGCTGAAACTTCATCCAGAAAAAACGCGAATTGCCGACATGACAGAGAAGTGCGAGTACTTCGAGTTTCTCGGATACCATTTCGAGAGAACGCGAAATACACATCGCATTAAACGTTGGCCAAGGAAGCAGAGCCTGAAGAAATGCAAAGATGCCATACGCAAGAAAACGAGGAGAAGCAATAAGGACTCAATAGAGGACATAATTGCTTACCTTCGGCCAAATCTTCTCGGATGGTATCAATACTTCAAGCACTCCACTGTGTATGCAATGCGAGGTATAGATGAATTTACACGCAGAAGACTGCGCAGTATTATAGCCAAATATAATCGCAAGAAAGGTTCTCATCGCATGATTGATACTCGTAAATACAATAAAGCCTACTTTACAGATCTAGGCTTCTTTTCACTGGAGGAAGCCTGGAAACTGGAATTTCAGTCTCTTCGGAGTAAGCACTGACTGGAGAGCCGTATGCGGGAGAACCGCACGTACGGTTCGGAAGGAGGGGAGACTCCGCAAGGAGTCTTCCCTACCCTTATAATTAGCCTAGCTCGTGAAAGCTAGGTATATGTGAAACAAAAAAATTACGAGTTCTGAAGGAACGGCATAGTGCTCTAATCCATGCATACAGCATTCATAATATGACTATGTACATTATTATCCCAAGGCTTACGCCATTGGGCTAGATTGAGTCATGCTTTCAGCATTATACTAAACTAGTAAAAAATCAAGGCCAGTATTTTCTCAATCTATATACTTGCCGAAGTAATAGACCTACGCCTAAGGGCTTACCTATGACTATCCCACATGGTATCTGATGGATTGCTATTATCCCATGGGTAGCGTTGCCCTAAAAATGTTTGAGTGAGGGAAAGTCCCTTTGCGGAGCCATCGGTCATTAAATAATTCATTTCCCCCCAGCCATGTGACCAAAAGGAATCGCCACCATCTGGGTTCGTTACATGACTAGTTTTCCTCACATGTCGATTAGGGGTTCCCAAATCATTTGCTGGAGCGGGATAATCCAGCAACATAATTGTCTCTGTAGGATTATTGATTTCGACAAGCCTTCTAACTACATCCTCATCACCATTGGTCATGCCCAATTGCGATCCTGGACCTGCTTGAGTCATCGAGTAAGAACGTGGGTGGCGACCACTTGGCGTTTCATCTAAAGGGCAAACATAGAGCTCTGAAGTTGTTGGCCACACTCCATCCATTTGATTTTCTGTTAAGTTCCGACCATCATAACCACCGCCTAAGCGATCATCCCAGGTCTTAGTGGAACTTTGGGGCACATAATCATTATTGTCACCTGCGTACATAAATATGGCTGTGCCTAGCTGTTTTTGTTGGCTTAGGCAAACAACTATTCTGCTTTGTTTTCTAGCTTTACTTAAAACTGGCATTAAAAAACTGGCTAAAATACCAATAATGGCGACCACCACGAGTATTTCAATTAAGCTGAATTTTACCGTTCTAAGAATTGTTTGTTTATTGTTTGTCATGTCTTGCTCCAATTAAACTTATATACTTAAAGTAAGAAATGAAAGTGTATGTTTTCTCAGCTAGTACTAAGTTTTTGTAAGAAAATCTATTTTCAGCCCAGTTGATTTTATGAATGGAGCATTGTATTAAGATATATAAGCCCGAGGAAATATGTCAGATTTAGAAGAATCATTTCAAGAACTGGACTGCGACTTTCAGAAATTCTATCAAAGCGATGAATTAAGTGAATTTGCGGAATCAAGTTACCCCATTTTAGAAAGCTTAAAGTCGAGTAGCAAGCATTACTCAGACGAGGAATTCATTGCTCAGGGGGGCGAGAAAAAGATTTTCAAAGTAAAGGATACTCAGGCCGATCGCTTTATCGCCCTCGCACGACCTTTGGATTCAGCTGAACCCCAACAAATTGAATCCTTTCTTCGCGAAGCCCGCATAAGTTCCTTTCTTCAGCATCCCAATATTCTCAGTGTATATGAAATGAGTCTTGACCAAGAAGGCGAGCCCTTTTTTACTATGGAGCTCATGAAAGGTGAAAGCCTCTTAAGTATACTCAATAAAATCAAAGATAATGATGCGCAAAGCATCGAAAAATACCCCTTGCCAAAACGTATTGATATTTTTCAAAAAATCTGCAGCGCGCTTTCCTATGCGCATTCCAAAAATATTCTTCACCTCGATATTAAACCCGCCAACATCCAAGTTGGAGAACACGGAGA
This window contains:
- the ltrA gene encoding group II intron reverse transcriptase/maturase: MSEMAKQILRRDERFVEIQAWASPSVWTDQMLKTLHRGVERGKWYSLSDKLMRKNNIMEAWEKVCSNKGKHGVDMVSIERYESELEYNNAKLLEELQDGRYDPSAVRRVEIPKGDGRKTRPLGIPTVRDRVVQTALKHVIEPIFDIDFSPYSFGFRPKLGCKDALRRVNELLKQGYLYVMDADIQSYFDTIPHEKLMSRVKEKIIDGKILDLIEQFLKANIFDGLKHWEPEEGTPQGGIISPLLANIYLDLFDHKMTEAGFEIVRYADDFLIMCKSKESAKRALRKTRRWMKANGLKLHPEKTRIADMTEKCEYFEFLGYHFERTRNTHRIKRWPRKQSLKKCKDAIRKKTRRSNKDSIEDIIAYLRPNLLGWYQYFKHSTVYAMRGIDEFTRRRLRSIIAKYNRKKGSHRMIDTRKYNKAYFTDLGFFSLEEAWKLEFQSLRSKH
- a CDS encoding type II secretion system protein, with the protein product MTNNKQTILRTVKFSLIEILVVVAIIGILASFLMPVLSKARKQSRIVVCLSQQKQLGTAIFMYAGDNNDYVPQSSTKTWDDRLGGGYDGRNLTENQMDGVWPTTSELYVCPLDETPSGRHPRSYSMTQAGPGSQLGMTNGDEDVVRRLVEINNPTETIMLLDYPAPANDLGTPNRHVRKTSHVTNPDGGDSFWSHGWGEMNYLMTDGSAKGLSLTQTFLGQRYPWDNSNPSDTMWDSHR